DNA sequence from the Candidatus Zixiibacteriota bacterium genome:
AATCTTTGCAGGAACCATGTCAGCAGGCTCTGATTTGAAACTCTTTCGGCCATAAGGCTCTCCTTACGACAAATAAACGGTTAACAAATTTCAGAGTCGAAAATAAAGACAACATTCCAGCTTTTGTCAAGCAATATATCAAAATAAGAATTTTGCTGCGGTATCGCTGAATGCAGACTCGCCTTATGACGCTTTTAAGACAGAACACGCATGACACATGATCCATTCAAAATCTGAAAGCAAAACCATCTTCCGCCACCATAATCTTTGTGCGGGTCTGCATCCCATTAATTGACAATTTCAATTGTTTGAGGACGTCATCGGACATATGGCTCAAAATCACATTATTTGGATTGCGTTCCTCCACAAGCTGGAGCAAAGCGGAAAATGCGATATGAGTTGAATCCACTACAAGCAGGTCGGTGCCCTCGATATAATTTCCGATATCTTCCAGAGTTCCGACATCGGCAGAATAGAAAATTTTAATATCTTCTTCACATCTGATAAGAAACGAGTAGGCTTCCATCCGATTGGGATAACCTGATTCCTTTATGATCTCCTCATTACTTTTGAGATGGTCGTTCATGATGGAGTCGACGATGACGGCACCTTCCAAGAAGGTCATTATCTCCGTTATCGGTCTCAATTGCAGCGGAAAGGGCAACTTTTCCCGGAAAAGATAAGCCGCGTCAAGATAACCGCCGATTTGTGTTATCGCCTCTGACGGCAAATAAACAGTTAAATCGGAAGTCCGCTTTTCCTGATGAAGAAGCTGAAGGAAAAGAGGCAAATCGGAAATATGGTCGGCATGAGTGTGGGAAATTATGACTGAATCGATTTCCCCGGGATCAAAACCATGCCGTAGCAACGAGGAAGTCACGCCGCTGCCACAGTCAAAAAGAATTAATCGATCGTCTAATGCCAGAATATGTCCCGAGCAGGCTCGCTCAACCGAGGGGATACCTGAGGAGGAACCAAGCACCGTCCAGGAAATAATGCTCATCGGCCCTCACTATCAGTTCAACCGTATCTGAGAAATTATCTCCAGCGCCTTGAGACAATCTTCTCGAGAGATATCCAAATGAGTCACAAAACGAAGACGGGTCTTCCCGAAGACGACGGCCAGGACGCCTTTCTCTCTGAGGATAGTGACCATTTCATCGGGTGTCCTGCCGGTTTTGGCGATATCGACAATCACGATGTTGGTTTCGACGCGTGAAAGGTCGCATTCAAAGCCTTTGATGTTTGCCAATCCCTCAGCTAGGAGACGGGCATTGCGGTGGTCGTCAGCCAAACGTTCGATATTATGCTCCAGGGCATAAAGCCCTGCCGCGGCCAGAATCCCCACCTGCCGCATTCCACCACCGAAGAGCTTTCGGTTGCGCCGCGCCTTTCCAATGAATTCTCGCGAGCCGATTATCATCGACCCGACCGGCGCCCCCAGACCTTTGGAGAGGCAGGCTGAAATCGAATCAAAGGGCGCCGCCCAATCTGACAAGGCAATACCGGTAGCCACACTCGCGTTCCAGATACGGGCGCCGTCAAGGTGCATCAGCAGGTCATGCTTGTCGGCCACGGTGCGAATTCGCCTGATTTCTTCCAGCGGATAGATAGTTCCGCCGTGACGATTATGAGTATTCTCTATGGTTACGATTTTGGTAATGGGGTGGTGAACATTAGGAGGCCGCACGCTGCTTTCGATCTGTTCGGCGGTCATTACTCCCCGCTCGGTCGAGATCATATTGACCAGCAGCGAAGAATGCACGGCCGGCCCGGATACCTCATAGTTAACCACATGACAATCGCGTTCACAGAGCAATTCCCACCCCGGTTCGGAGAGGGTTTTCAAGGCCACCTGGTTTCCCATTGTGCCGGAGGGTACAAAAAGGGAGGCTTCTTTGCCGAAAAGATCGGCCACTTTCTTTTCCAGCCGAATTACGGTCGGGTCGTCGCCAAAAACATCATCGCCTACCTCCGCCTCAGCGATTGCTTTTCTCATTTCCGGCGAAGGTCTGGTGACCGTGTCGG
Encoded proteins:
- a CDS encoding MBL fold metallo-hydrolase; translation: MSIISWTVLGSSSGIPSVERACSGHILALDDRLILFDCGSGVTSSLLRHGFDPGEIDSVIISHTHADHISDLPLFLQLLHQEKRTSDLTVYLPSEAITQIGGYLDAAYLFREKLPFPLQLRPITEIMTFLEGAVIVDSIMNDHLKSNEEIIKESGYPNRMEAYSFLIRCEEDIKIFYSADVGTLEDIGNYIEGTDLLVVDSTHIAFSALLQLVEERNPNNVILSHMSDDVLKQLKLSINGMQTRTKIMVAEDGFAFRF
- a CDS encoding aminotransferase class I/II-fold pyridoxal phosphate-dependent enzyme, with protein sequence MRKAIAEAEVGDDVFGDDPTVIRLEKKVADLFGKEASLFVPSGTMGNQVALKTLSEPGWELLCERDCHVVNYEVSGPAVHSSLLVNMISTERGVMTAEQIESSVRPPNVHHPITKIVTIENTHNRHGGTIYPLEEIRRIRTVADKHDLLMHLDGARIWNASVATGIALSDWAAPFDSISACLSKGLGAPVGSMIIGSREFIGKARRNRKLFGGGMRQVGILAAAGLYALEHNIERLADDHRNARLLAEGLANIKGFECDLSRVETNIVIVDIAKTGRTPDEMVTILREKGVLAVVFGKTRLRFVTHLDISREDCLKALEIISQIRLN